Proteins found in one Brevibacillus brevis genomic segment:
- a CDS encoding group I truncated hemoglobin — protein sequence MSTFYEKYGGEDTVAKVVDYFYDLVLADDTVNHFFKNTDMEKQRKHQTKFISYALGGPNQYSGQSMAKAHEGMNLQPVHFDAIVGHLREALTHFGVSEEDIADALGKVGSLRDDILYK from the coding sequence ATGAGCACGTTTTACGAGAAATATGGTGGCGAAGATACGGTCGCGAAAGTAGTGGACTACTTTTATGATTTAGTTTTAGCTGATGACACCGTGAACCACTTTTTCAAAAACACCGATATGGAAAAACAGCGTAAACACCAAACAAAGTTCATCAGCTATGCCCTTGGTGGTCCGAATCAATATTCTGGCCAGTCCATGGCAAAGGCTCACGAAGGAATGAATCTGCAACCCGTTCATTTTGATGCTATCGTTGGGCATCTGCGTGAGGCCTTGACTCACTTTGGTGTAAGCGAAGAAGATATTGCCGATGCTCTCGGCAAAGTAGGATCACTACGGGATGATATTTTGTATAAATAA
- a CDS encoding GNAT family N-acetyltransferase, with protein MQIRNVQEQDYLKVITVLNDWWGGRQMSDMLPKLFFIHFQSTSFIVEENGEVIAFLIGFLSQTLPGEAYIHFVGVHPDKRKDGWGRELYHHFFQTVKQKGCDTIRCITSPVNKGSISFHTKLGFAVEKGDKMVDGIHVTSNYDGKGNDRVIFVKQI; from the coding sequence TTGCAAATTCGAAATGTGCAAGAGCAAGACTACCTCAAAGTTATTACGGTCCTCAACGATTGGTGGGGTGGGCGACAAATGTCTGATATGTTACCCAAGCTGTTTTTTATCCATTTCCAGTCAACGAGCTTTATTGTTGAAGAGAATGGAGAAGTCATCGCTTTCCTCATTGGCTTCTTGTCCCAGACGTTGCCCGGCGAAGCTTACATTCACTTCGTTGGGGTACATCCGGACAAACGAAAGGATGGATGGGGCCGCGAATTATACCATCATTTCTTTCAAACCGTAAAACAAAAAGGATGCGATACGATTCGATGTATTACTTCTCCTGTTAATAAAGGCTCAATCTCCTTCCACACGAAGCTAGGTTTTGCCGTTGAAAAAGGGGATAAAATGGTGGATGGAATCCATGTGACTTCTAATTATGATGGAAAAGGAAACGACCGGGTTATTTTTGTAAAACAGATTTAA
- the lepB gene encoding signal peptidase I, whose amino-acid sequence MRSDLKSAKEIWGWTKTLGISLSLAMLVNIFVLQPFKVNGQSMEPTLQNDERIYVSKLSHTFSYLPEYNDIVVIDSRVNRDRTLKDDVLENPLLMLAMGKSEAKTFWVKRVIGKPGDTLEFKNESLYRNGQPLNEPYIKEKMVDVPDAKIVIPENHVFVMGDNRNNSDDSRVIGVIPLDHIMGKKLF is encoded by the coding sequence ATGCGGTCTGATTTGAAAAGCGCAAAAGAAATATGGGGCTGGACCAAAACATTGGGTATCTCCCTTTCACTCGCGATGCTAGTTAACATATTTGTCCTCCAACCTTTTAAAGTGAATGGACAATCGATGGAGCCTACACTGCAAAACGACGAACGCATCTACGTGTCGAAATTGTCCCACACATTCTCTTATCTCCCTGAGTACAACGACATTGTCGTGATCGACAGTCGTGTAAACCGAGATCGTACGTTAAAAGATGACGTTCTTGAAAATCCTCTGCTCATGCTCGCCATGGGGAAAAGCGAAGCCAAAACATTCTGGGTAAAAAGGGTCATCGGCAAACCTGGTGATACTTTGGAGTTTAAGAACGAGAGCCTATATCGGAATGGACAGCCGTTAAACGAGCCGTACATAAAAGAAAAAATGGTCGATGTACCTGATGCCAAAATCGTCATACCAGAAAACCATGTGTTTGTGATGGGAGATAATCGTAACAATAGCGATGATAGTAGAGTCATTGGCGTGATCCCACTCGATCATATCATGGGAAAAAAACTGTTCTAA
- a CDS encoding YmaF family protein: MSSRHSHSLRFIRFADRPGHFHGYDTLTSISDRHRHRIRGRTSPPEGMRDRHVHYYEGTTTFDDGHVHHYRGWTSPPIPLPDGSHYHEFSGQTTYDDGHTHYYRGVTSEALS; the protein is encoded by the coding sequence ATGAGCTCTCGGCACTCTCATTCATTACGCTTTATTCGATTTGCCGATCGGCCCGGGCATTTTCACGGGTATGACACACTGACAAGCATTTCGGATCGTCATCGTCACCGAATACGTGGCAGGACATCGCCTCCAGAAGGAATGAGAGATCGGCACGTCCATTACTACGAAGGTACCACCACGTTTGATGATGGACATGTGCATCACTACAGGGGATGGACGAGTCCGCCTATTCCGTTGCCAGACGGAAGTCATTACCACGAGTTTTCAGGGCAAACCACTTATGATGACGGGCACACTCACTATTACCGGGGTGTAACCAGTGAGGCCCTATCTTAA
- the cydC gene encoding thiol reductant ABC exporter subunit CydC, translating to MKEAREGNQGWFFPYFRQFFWQFAAAALLGTLAVVCAGALLYTSGYLISRSALKPENVLMVYVPIVLVRAFGFSKAVIQYLERLVGHDAALRVLSRMRVRLYQAIEPQVQLLRTRFRTGDLLGVLADDIEQLQNVYLRLVLPAVSAVLLYGAGIVALGRMDGMFALLMALYCGFLLFVAPAVVLWSTIAKSRRFKQERQAAYRELTDAVFGMSDWILSGRTQEFLQSFTRRQMTASQIENAIRRGEWRIQWMSQCAIGGAIVLLVIWAGGLAAANQIPVTLIAAIGLVAFPLMDAFARISDAVVRMPEYKESLGRLREIEGSRPAIVEAQKETVADQAGGSLKLDHVRFRYPQASNWSVQDVSFEVPQGGKIALLGRSGAGKSTILNLIRGAIQPEAGQVTVNGQPVQSEEASAGLFSVLNQQPYLFDTTVANNIRLGRPNASDEEVRSVTAQVGLDQLIESLPDSYQTRMQETGLRFSGGERQRIALARILLQNKPIVLLDEPTVGLDPLTERDLMATIFRVLQGKTLIWVTHHLSGVEEMDEVIFMEQGLISMRGTHEQLYEDNPRYRNLYTLDCPLASVLEK from the coding sequence ATGAAGGAAGCGCGAGAAGGCAATCAGGGGTGGTTTTTTCCATACTTTCGCCAGTTTTTCTGGCAGTTTGCCGCAGCGGCTTTGCTGGGAACCTTGGCAGTGGTATGTGCGGGTGCTCTGCTGTATACGTCCGGGTATCTAATTTCTCGCTCCGCACTCAAGCCCGAAAACGTCTTAATGGTCTATGTTCCCATCGTACTTGTCCGGGCTTTTGGCTTTAGCAAAGCAGTCATTCAGTACCTGGAGCGTCTGGTCGGACACGATGCAGCTTTGCGTGTGTTATCGCGTATGCGTGTGCGATTGTACCAGGCCATCGAACCGCAAGTGCAGCTTCTCCGCACTCGTTTTCGTACGGGAGATTTGCTTGGCGTACTGGCGGATGACATCGAACAACTACAGAATGTTTATCTGCGCTTAGTGCTGCCAGCCGTCTCGGCGGTCCTCCTCTACGGGGCAGGTATTGTGGCATTGGGGAGAATGGACGGGATGTTCGCGCTCTTGATGGCGTTGTACTGTGGTTTTCTGCTGTTTGTTGCACCGGCAGTAGTCTTGTGGTCAACCATTGCCAAGAGTCGTCGGTTCAAGCAGGAGAGACAGGCCGCATACCGAGAGCTGACTGATGCTGTTTTTGGCATGAGTGACTGGATTCTCAGTGGTCGTACGCAGGAGTTTCTCCAGTCGTTTACAAGACGGCAAATGACAGCTTCCCAGATCGAAAACGCCATTCGCCGCGGAGAATGGCGAATACAGTGGATGTCGCAGTGTGCAATCGGTGGAGCCATAGTCTTACTGGTCATCTGGGCGGGCGGACTTGCCGCTGCGAATCAGATTCCCGTTACGTTGATTGCTGCGATTGGGCTGGTCGCATTTCCGTTGATGGATGCGTTTGCCCGTATTTCTGACGCTGTTGTGCGAATGCCAGAATACAAGGAGTCTCTGGGGCGGCTTCGGGAGATCGAGGGCAGTCGTCCAGCCATTGTGGAAGCGCAGAAGGAAACGGTGGCAGATCAAGCTGGGGGCAGTTTGAAGCTCGATCATGTTCGTTTTCGCTACCCACAAGCCAGCAATTGGAGTGTGCAGGACGTGTCTTTTGAGGTGCCTCAAGGGGGAAAAATTGCGTTGCTCGGTCGCAGCGGAGCGGGTAAATCGACGATACTGAACTTGATTCGAGGTGCCATACAGCCGGAGGCAGGTCAGGTGACCGTAAATGGGCAGCCTGTCCAGTCAGAGGAGGCTTCTGCTGGTTTGTTTTCCGTATTGAATCAGCAGCCGTATTTATTTGACACAACGGTAGCCAATAACATCAGGCTCGGTCGACCTAATGCGTCCGATGAAGAAGTGCGTTCTGTGACAGCTCAAGTCGGTTTGGATCAGCTAATTGAATCCCTGCCGGACAGTTATCAAACACGGATGCAGGAAACCGGTCTTCGCTTTTCTGGCGGAGAAAGGCAGCGCATAGCCCTCGCCCGTATTTTGCTGCAAAACAAACCGATTGTTCTCCTTGATGAACCGACAGTGGGTTTAGATCCGTTGACTGAACGCGATTTGATGGCAACGATCTTCCGTGTCTTACAAGGGAAAACCTTGATTTGGGTGACTCACCACTTGAGCGGTGTAGAGGAAATGGACGAGGTCATTTTTATGGAGCAGGGACTCATCTCGATGCGAGGGACACATGAGCAGTTATATGAGGACAATCCAAGGTATCGCAACCTGTATACATTGGACTGTCCATTGGCGTCCGTGTTGGAAAAATAA
- the cydD gene encoding thiol reductant ABC exporter subunit CydD: MDKELFRLQGIRPVMLLLAGLSLLQSAAIIGQAVFLAKSISILFEGQAVHMAYQSLALFLVMIAARHTIVWLQKKIAGRFAEASSESLQGRVLSRLFERGPRFAASEGSGKLVTLVLEGVDRVRTYLELSVPRTLDMVFVTFPLLAFVYTQDVISGLILTVTMPVLIGFFIVLGLAARKQADKQWRSYRMLSHHFTDSLRGLATLRFLGRSKDHGETVGRVSDQYRSATMRTLRVAFLSSLALDFFSMLSVAFVAVGLGLRLIEGSFGFETALVILILAPEYFLPVRMLGSDYHASLDGKEALGTIRSIIDHAATDDHKAEPQASDSQTSLKDVWNGTITLSDIRVVGEDGRQVLGEISAELGSNMRRVGIVGASGAGKSTLLGVLGGFSDPEAGVIHVDGQPITGDAKREWQRQIAYIPQHPYLFNQSLADNIRFYEPEATQEQVEQVIRAVGLGELVDSLPNGCDEIIGEGGRTLSGGQAQRVALGRALLGNRPVILLDEPTAHLDIETEWELKQTMLSVLGDRRVFLATHRLHWMRDMDWIWVIDQGRLVEAGTFEQLVAQKSVFYRLLTAGAKGEKG, encoded by the coding sequence ATGGACAAGGAATTGTTCCGATTACAAGGAATCCGACCGGTTATGCTGCTGCTAGCCGGTCTTTCCCTCCTGCAAAGTGCGGCGATTATCGGTCAGGCAGTGTTTTTGGCGAAGTCGATCTCGATCTTGTTTGAAGGTCAAGCGGTTCATATGGCGTATCAGTCGCTTGCCCTGTTTTTGGTCATGATAGCCGCTCGTCATACCATCGTTTGGCTGCAAAAGAAAATCGCTGGTCGTTTTGCTGAAGCCTCCAGTGAGTCTTTGCAAGGGCGAGTTTTATCCCGATTGTTCGAGCGTGGTCCACGTTTTGCAGCCAGTGAAGGAAGCGGAAAGCTTGTTACGCTTGTCTTGGAAGGTGTAGATCGTGTACGTACCTACCTGGAGTTGTCTGTTCCGCGTACGCTGGATATGGTTTTTGTTACGTTTCCGCTTCTGGCATTTGTCTACACGCAAGATGTTATTTCTGGACTGATCCTGACGGTGACGATGCCTGTTCTCATCGGATTTTTTATCGTTCTCGGTCTGGCGGCGCGTAAACAGGCAGACAAGCAATGGCGTTCGTATCGAATGCTGTCCCATCATTTCACCGATTCACTTCGCGGGCTTGCGACGCTCCGGTTTTTGGGACGCAGCAAAGACCATGGGGAGACTGTCGGAAGAGTGAGCGATCAATATCGATCCGCTACGATGCGTACGTTGCGCGTGGCCTTCTTGTCTTCTTTGGCACTCGACTTCTTTAGCATGCTGTCTGTCGCGTTTGTGGCGGTTGGTCTTGGATTGCGGCTGATTGAAGGGAGCTTTGGCTTTGAAACGGCATTGGTCATCCTGATTCTTGCACCGGAGTACTTTTTGCCAGTACGGATGCTTGGATCGGATTACCACGCCTCATTGGATGGAAAGGAAGCGCTGGGGACGATTCGTTCCATTATCGATCATGCCGCCACTGATGATCATAAGGCGGAACCACAAGCATCAGATAGTCAGACGTCTCTGAAAGATGTATGGAATGGAACGATTACCTTGTCCGATATTCGGGTCGTCGGTGAGGATGGCAGACAGGTACTGGGTGAGATATCTGCGGAACTGGGCAGCAACATGAGAAGAGTGGGCATTGTAGGGGCGAGCGGGGCAGGAAAATCAACCCTTCTCGGAGTGCTAGGCGGTTTTTCTGATCCCGAAGCTGGCGTGATACACGTAGATGGGCAACCCATTACGGGGGATGCGAAGCGGGAGTGGCAGCGGCAAATCGCTTACATTCCGCAGCATCCGTATTTATTCAATCAATCGTTGGCGGATAACATTCGTTTCTATGAACCGGAAGCGACCCAGGAACAGGTGGAGCAGGTGATTCGTGCTGTCGGTCTGGGAGAGCTGGTGGACAGCTTGCCAAATGGCTGTGACGAAATCATTGGCGAAGGGGGGCGCACGTTAAGCGGCGGACAGGCACAGCGGGTTGCGTTGGGACGTGCGCTGCTTGGCAATCGACCAGTGATTTTGCTCGACGAGCCGACCGCTCACTTGGATATTGAAACGGAATGGGAGCTCAAACAGACCATGTTGTCGGTGTTGGGGGACAGGCGCGTATTTTTGGCCACGCATCGTTTGCATTGGATGCGAGACATGGATTGGATTTGGGTAATCGATCAGGGTCGACTGGTAGAAGCGGGCACCTTTGAACAGCTCGTTGCACAAAAAAGCGTATTTTATCGGTTGTTGACAGCTGGTGCCAAGGGGGAGAAAGGATGA
- the cydB gene encoding cytochrome d ubiquinol oxidase subunit II, translating to MGLNELWFLLIAVLFTGFFFLEGFDFGVGMATRLLSRNDLQTRVLINTIGPFWDANEVWLITAAGAMFAAFPEWYSTMFSGYYLVLTLILLALIGRGVAFEFRGKGKGEAWKKTWDAAILIGSFVPPMLFGMVFASLVKGVPIDQNMEMTAGFSDIVNGYSLWAGVTVTGLCLLHGLNFISLRTVGELREKSRVLAAKLLPVQAVLMAVLVGWTFMVTDLFERQGVLLTAATLLGVIAFVLARHYLRQGREGWAFGMTGAMILLTFVSMFIGLFPRVMVSTIDSAFDLTLYNAASSPYTLKAMTIVAAVLLPFVLAYQAWSYFVFHKRVTEKDHLEY from the coding sequence ATGGGGCTTAATGAACTGTGGTTCCTGCTCATTGCCGTTCTGTTTACCGGATTTTTCTTTCTCGAAGGCTTCGACTTTGGTGTCGGCATGGCGACGCGCCTGCTCTCACGAAATGATTTGCAAACCCGGGTTCTGATCAATACGATTGGCCCGTTCTGGGATGCCAATGAAGTGTGGCTGATTACAGCCGCTGGTGCGATGTTCGCAGCGTTCCCAGAGTGGTATTCCACGATGTTTAGCGGCTATTATCTCGTGCTTACGCTAATTCTGCTTGCGTTGATTGGGCGAGGGGTAGCATTTGAATTTAGAGGCAAAGGGAAAGGCGAGGCTTGGAAAAAGACGTGGGACGCAGCGATTCTGATTGGAAGCTTTGTACCGCCGATGTTGTTTGGAATGGTGTTTGCCAGCCTGGTGAAGGGTGTGCCGATTGATCAAAATATGGAAATGACTGCGGGCTTCTCTGATATTGTGAATGGATACTCGTTGTGGGCAGGTGTGACAGTCACGGGATTATGCTTGCTACACGGTCTGAACTTTATCTCGCTGCGCACAGTAGGCGAGCTACGTGAAAAATCACGTGTACTGGCAGCAAAGTTGTTGCCTGTGCAAGCGGTTCTCATGGCAGTGCTTGTAGGGTGGACATTCATGGTAACCGATCTGTTTGAACGTCAGGGTGTATTGTTGACAGCAGCCACACTCTTAGGTGTTATCGCCTTTGTACTGGCTCGTCACTACCTGAGACAAGGCAGGGAAGGTTGGGCTTTCGGGATGACAGGCGCGATGATCCTGTTGACATTCGTCTCGATGTTTATCGGTTTGTTCCCACGGGTGATGGTCAGCACGATTGATAGCGCGTTTGATTTGACCCTTTATAATGCAGCTTCGAGTCCATACACGTTAAAAGCAATGACCATTGTTGCAGCAGTGCTTTTACCGTTCGTGCTAGCCTATCAGGCTTGGAGCTACTTCGTTTTCCACAAACGAGTCACTGAAAAGGATCATTTGGAGTATTAA
- a CDS encoding cytochrome ubiquinol oxidase subunit I, protein MDIVDLGRLQFAITTIFHFVFVPISIGLSLLVAIMETMYVVKKNDLYKKMAKFWGTFLLINFAVGIVTGIMQEFQFGMNWSDFSRFVGDVFGTPLAIEALLAFFLESTFIGLWVFGWDRLSKGVHLACIWLVSIGTILSALWILAANSFMQQPVGFAINNGRAEMVDFFALLTNGQLLYEFPHTVFAAFATGAFLVAGISAWKLLKKQDVTFFAQSFKIAIVVALISSLAIAQFGHGQAQYLVATQPMKMAASEGLWETSADPAPWTVFATIDPEKQENGFEIKIPYLLSVLTYNSLSGSVPGMLELQAEYEKTYGPGNYIPPVRTTFWSFRIMVAGGSAMILLALYGAYLALRKKLEQPNKRFMQLMVAGISLPFIANSAGWIMTEVGRQPWTVFGLLRVEDSVSPSISTGAVWFSLIAFTTIYLILLCLLAYLFARVAKKGPELDSHEEVENVQLQDPFDRVRSERYGA, encoded by the coding sequence ATGGATATAGTGGATTTGGGACGACTTCAATTTGCGATAACAACGATCTTTCATTTTGTTTTTGTGCCGATTTCCATCGGGCTGTCCTTATTAGTAGCCATTATGGAAACGATGTATGTGGTAAAAAAGAATGACTTGTACAAAAAAATGGCCAAGTTTTGGGGAACCTTTTTGCTCATAAATTTTGCTGTCGGGATTGTGACAGGGATTATGCAGGAGTTCCAATTTGGGATGAACTGGTCAGATTTCTCACGATTCGTCGGCGACGTATTTGGAACACCGCTAGCGATTGAGGCTCTCTTGGCATTCTTCCTCGAATCGACTTTTATTGGACTATGGGTATTCGGTTGGGATCGCTTGTCCAAAGGTGTGCATCTCGCATGTATTTGGCTCGTATCCATTGGAACGATTCTTTCGGCTCTTTGGATTCTTGCAGCCAACTCGTTCATGCAGCAGCCAGTCGGCTTCGCAATCAATAACGGACGAGCAGAGATGGTCGATTTCTTCGCTCTTCTTACCAATGGACAATTACTATATGAATTCCCGCATACCGTATTTGCGGCATTTGCGACAGGAGCCTTTCTGGTAGCAGGTATCAGTGCTTGGAAGCTATTGAAAAAACAAGACGTTACATTCTTTGCGCAATCTTTCAAAATTGCGATCGTGGTAGCATTGATTTCCTCGCTTGCGATTGCTCAATTCGGTCATGGTCAGGCACAATATTTGGTTGCTACCCAACCGATGAAAATGGCAGCGAGCGAAGGGCTGTGGGAAACAAGCGCGGACCCGGCTCCTTGGACGGTTTTTGCAACGATTGATCCAGAAAAACAAGAAAACGGCTTTGAAATAAAAATTCCATATTTGCTTAGTGTTCTGACGTACAACTCACTTTCAGGTTCTGTCCCGGGCATGTTGGAGTTGCAGGCGGAGTATGAGAAAACTTACGGTCCAGGAAACTATATTCCCCCAGTTCGGACGACCTTCTGGAGCTTCCGCATCATGGTAGCGGGCGGTAGTGCCATGATTTTGCTGGCTTTGTACGGGGCATATCTCGCTTTGCGCAAAAAGCTGGAACAGCCAAACAAGCGGTTCATGCAGTTGATGGTTGCGGGTATCTCGTTGCCATTCATCGCAAACTCGGCTGGGTGGATCATGACGGAGGTAGGTCGTCAGCCATGGACGGTATTCGGGCTGTTGCGTGTTGAAGATTCGGTTTCCCCAAGCATTAGCACAGGAGCGGTATGGTTCTCTCTCATCGCCTTCACGACGATTTATCTTATCCTGCTGTGCCTCTTGGCTTATCTGTTTGCTCGTGTGGCCAAAAAAGGGCCGGAATTGGATAGTCATGAGGAAGTAGAGAATGTACAGCTTCAAGATCCATTTGATCGTGTAAGGAGTGAACGTTATGGGGCTTAA
- a CDS encoding sigma-70 family RNA polymerase sigma factor encodes MEIAQVNTGICHKEEHEKQAESMSTETFTQIYGAYYKRVYKYICYRINNHYTAEEICSHVFEMVISKYSSFSPDKSNFEVWLFAIARNAVTDYFRLQKKRISFSLDSILNLVLPKSSPEDIVIRDDNHQALFQALAKLSDKERNIIAMKYAAGLKNAEIAELLGVSGSNIGVVLYRCLKKLQMELQKGGFRYEE; translated from the coding sequence TTGGAGATTGCCCAAGTGAACACAGGCATCTGCCATAAAGAAGAACACGAAAAGCAAGCGGAAAGCATGTCGACCGAAACTTTTACTCAAATTTATGGTGCGTACTATAAGCGCGTCTACAAATATATTTGCTATCGTATCAATAATCACTACACAGCGGAAGAAATATGCAGTCATGTGTTTGAAATGGTGATTTCAAAATACAGCAGCTTCTCGCCGGATAAATCAAACTTTGAGGTCTGGTTGTTTGCGATCGCCAGAAATGCAGTAACAGATTACTTTCGCTTACAGAAGAAAAGGATCAGCTTTTCATTGGATTCGATTCTGAATCTGGTCTTGCCGAAGTCGTCACCGGAGGACATTGTGATCCGCGACGATAATCATCAAGCCTTATTTCAAGCACTGGCCAAGCTGAGTGACAAGGAACGCAATATCATCGCCATGAAATATGCGGCTGGTCTTAAAAACGCGGAAATTGCAGAACTTCTTGGCGTCAGTGGTTCAAATATTGGCGTCGTTCTCTACAGATGCTTGAAAAAGCTGCAAATGGAATTGCAAAAAGGGGGCTTCCGCTATGAAGAGTGA
- a CDS encoding pentapeptide repeat-containing protein produces the protein MATHQEHIQSTYDNSRSHLQGDCESCFGLCCVALPFAASSDFAINKDAGKPCSNLQADFRCGVHTKLRDIGFRGCTVYDCFGAGQKVSQVTYGGQDWRKEPGSAKQMYEVFPIMWQLHELLWYITDALTKQAAEPLHPALKEAMEETQRLTDQSPEDILKLDIALHRAKVNELLLQTSELVRKDAVTKYKGGKQGKSYGRGADLIGAKLKGADLRGTQLRGAYLIAADLRGADLRGADLIGADFRDTDVSGANLTETLFLTQVQLNAAKGDASTKLPPLFTRPPHWAK, from the coding sequence ATGGCTACGCATCAAGAACACATACAATCGACTTACGATAACAGTCGCAGTCATCTTCAAGGTGACTGTGAAAGCTGCTTTGGCTTGTGCTGTGTGGCATTGCCTTTTGCTGCTTCCTCTGACTTTGCCATCAATAAAGACGCAGGCAAGCCCTGTAGTAACTTACAGGCAGACTTCCGGTGCGGTGTTCACACAAAGCTGAGAGACATCGGCTTTCGCGGTTGTACGGTCTACGATTGCTTTGGAGCTGGTCAAAAGGTGTCTCAAGTCACTTATGGCGGCCAAGATTGGCGGAAAGAACCCGGATCAGCGAAGCAAATGTACGAAGTATTTCCGATCATGTGGCAGCTTCACGAGCTGCTCTGGTATATAACGGATGCGTTGACCAAGCAAGCTGCCGAGCCGCTCCATCCTGCATTGAAGGAAGCAATGGAGGAGACGCAGCGCCTGACGGATCAGAGTCCTGAGGATATCCTGAAGCTGGACATCGCACTTCATCGAGCAAAAGTAAATGAACTATTGCTACAGACAAGTGAATTGGTACGCAAGGACGCGGTTACCAAGTACAAAGGGGGCAAGCAAGGAAAATCCTATGGTCGAGGAGCTGATCTCATTGGTGCCAAGCTCAAAGGCGCTGATTTACGAGGCACCCAATTACGCGGGGCTTATTTGATTGCTGCTGATCTGAGAGGAGCGGATTTGCGGGGAGCCGACCTCATTGGTGCAGATTTTCGCGATACAGATGTGAGCGGAGCGAACTTGACGGAAACGTTGTTTCTCACGCAGGTTCAGCTCAACGCGGCGAAGGGTGATGCCAGCACCAAGCTGCCACCGTTGTTTACGCGTCCGCCGCACTGGGCTAAATAA